The following coding sequences are from one Limisphaera ngatamarikiensis window:
- a CDS encoding menaquinone biosynthesis family protein: MQETVLTLGHSPDADDAFMFYALAEGKIPTPGLRFEHVLQDIQTLNERAVRGELDITAISFAAYPRVAGHYALLPSGASMGDGYGPLVVARRRLSRSDLLRTRIAVPGVLTSAFLALQLWLDRPARELDYVVVPFDQIFDALAEGRAEAGLIIHEGQLTYARSGLEVCVDLGRWWGETQDGLPLPLGGNVIHKRHPETLRQRVATLLTRSIRYSLDHRPEALAHALRYGRGLDPALADRFVGMYVNHWTLDYGPRGREAIRRFLALGHQRGLIPDAPEPEFVKLEG; the protein is encoded by the coding sequence ATGCAGGAGACGGTACTCACACTGGGGCATTCCCCGGACGCCGACGACGCCTTCATGTTCTACGCGCTGGCCGAGGGCAAAATCCCGACGCCGGGCCTGCGATTCGAACATGTCCTTCAAGACATCCAAACGCTCAATGAACGGGCGGTCCGGGGTGAACTGGACATCACCGCCATCAGCTTTGCCGCCTACCCGCGCGTGGCCGGGCACTACGCGCTGCTGCCCAGCGGGGCCAGCATGGGCGACGGATACGGCCCCCTGGTGGTCGCCCGCCGGCGCTTGAGCCGGTCCGACCTCCTCCGGACCAGGATCGCCGTGCCCGGGGTTTTGACCTCCGCCTTCCTGGCCCTCCAACTCTGGCTGGACCGGCCCGCCCGGGAGCTGGATTACGTGGTGGTGCCCTTCGACCAGATCTTCGACGCACTGGCCGAAGGCAGGGCCGAAGCCGGCCTTATCATCCACGAAGGACAACTCACCTACGCACGCAGCGGGCTGGAGGTGTGCGTGGACCTCGGCCGCTGGTGGGGCGAGACCCAGGACGGTTTACCCCTGCCCCTGGGCGGCAACGTGATCCATAAACGACATCCCGAAACACTGCGACAACGCGTGGCCACCCTCCTGACCCGGAGCATTCGCTACAGCCTGGACCATCGCCCCGAAGCGCTCGCTCACGCCCTGCGGTACGGCCGCGGACTGGACCCCGCCCTGGCCGACCGCTTCGTGGGCATGTACGTCAACCATTGGACCCTGGACTACGGGCCACGCGGCCGCGAAGCCATCCGCCGGTTCCTCGCCCTGGGCCACCAACGCGGCCTGATCCCCGACGCCCCCGAACCGGAATTTGTGAAGCTCGAAGGCTGA
- a CDS encoding phosphotriesterase family protein — MTVCGPIPADALGPALTHEHIVTDFIGAEKAPGPRYERERAVEEILPHLQALRQRGVTALFECTPRYIGRDVPLLRRLSEASGLHIVTNTGYYGAVGNRYLPAHAHEESEEQLAARWLEEWTRGIEGTDIRPGFIKLGTDRGPLPPLHAKLLRAAARVHLRTGLTICAHTGDGAAALDQLRILESAGVSPEAFVWVHAQNGTDAERIEVARRGGWISLDGYNLGPGQPERYLQAILALKTAGQWRRVLVSHDDGWAVEGETLRGAALKPFGNGNPRPYFSVFQRLLPDLRTAGCSPEELDQLLRENPARAFAIRVRAL; from the coding sequence ATGACCGTCTGCGGTCCGATTCCCGCCGACGCGTTGGGTCCGGCCCTGACCCACGAACACATCGTCACCGACTTCATCGGAGCGGAAAAGGCCCCCGGACCGAGGTATGAACGCGAGCGTGCCGTCGAGGAGATTCTGCCGCATTTGCAGGCTCTGCGGCAACGCGGGGTGACCGCGCTCTTCGAGTGCACACCGCGGTACATCGGACGCGACGTCCCCCTGTTGCGGCGTCTGAGCGAGGCCAGCGGACTGCACATTGTGACCAACACGGGTTACTACGGCGCCGTGGGTAACCGTTATCTGCCGGCGCACGCCCACGAGGAAAGCGAAGAACAACTGGCCGCGCGGTGGTTGGAGGAGTGGACCCGCGGCATCGAGGGGACCGACATCCGACCCGGCTTCATCAAACTGGGGACCGATCGCGGGCCTTTGCCGCCCCTGCACGCGAAGCTGCTCCGGGCAGCCGCCCGGGTTCACCTGCGCACGGGGCTGACGATTTGCGCGCATACCGGCGACGGTGCTGCGGCGCTGGACCAGTTGCGGATCCTCGAATCCGCGGGGGTGTCGCCGGAGGCGTTTGTCTGGGTCCATGCGCAGAACGGGACCGACGCCGAAAGGATTGAAGTGGCGCGCCGCGGCGGCTGGATCAGCCTGGACGGTTACAATCTCGGTCCCGGCCAGCCGGAGCGGTATCTGCAGGCGATTCTCGCCCTGAAAACCGCCGGCCAATGGCGTCGGGTGCTTGTCTCGCACGACGACGGTTGGGCCGTGGAGGGCGAAACACTGCGTGGCGCCGCCCTGAAACCGTTCGGCAATGGCAATCCCCGGCCCTACTTCAGCGTGTTCCAACGATTGTTGCCCGACCTCCGGACCGCCGGGTGTTCTCCGGAGGAGC
- a CDS encoding nicotinate phosphoribosyltransferase, whose protein sequence is MQPRDLARTGCPLVTDLYQLTMAQGFWKSGRADREAVYHLFFRENPFGGGFTVACGLAHVVDHLESWRFHDEDLSYLASLKTPAGRPLFDPAFLEYLGGLRFRCDMDAVPEGTVVFPHEPLVRVQGPILQAQLIETALLYWMNYPTLIATKAARICLAAGETPVWEFGLRRAQGGDGGLIAARAAYVGGCAGTSNVLAGRQWGLPVRGTHAHSWVMAFESELEAFQTFADAMPDGCVLLVDTYDSLAGVRHAIQVGRQLRERGLDLAGIRLDSGDLTWLSRQARRMLDEAGFTRTRILASNDLDEHQIARLRHEGACIDAWGVGTRLVTGWEQPALGGVYKLTAVRAPDGAWQPRIKISESAVKTTTPGRLQVRRFEQNGLFVADAIYDLDHPLPESWEIVDPGDPTRRKRIRPGLPATDLLQPVFRGGARVRELPDLETIRRRTREQLARLDPGILRLAQPYTYPAGLERGLHERKLQMILAARSAPAGDTAA, encoded by the coding sequence ATGCAACCACGGGATCTGGCGCGAACGGGTTGTCCGCTGGTAACCGACCTCTACCAGCTCACCATGGCCCAGGGGTTTTGGAAATCCGGCCGCGCGGATCGGGAGGCGGTTTACCACCTGTTCTTTCGCGAAAACCCGTTTGGAGGCGGGTTTACCGTGGCTTGCGGGCTGGCCCATGTTGTGGACCACCTCGAATCGTGGCGGTTCCATGACGAGGACCTCTCGTACCTGGCCTCGTTAAAAACCCCGGCGGGCCGGCCGTTGTTCGACCCCGCGTTCCTTGAATACCTCGGAGGTTTGCGGTTCCGGTGCGACATGGACGCGGTACCCGAGGGTACGGTGGTGTTTCCGCACGAGCCGTTGGTACGCGTGCAGGGACCGATTCTGCAGGCCCAACTCATCGAAACGGCGCTGCTGTACTGGATGAACTACCCCACGCTCATTGCCACCAAGGCGGCGCGCATCTGCCTGGCAGCCGGAGAAACGCCGGTGTGGGAATTCGGTCTGCGCCGCGCGCAGGGGGGCGACGGGGGGTTGATCGCCGCGCGTGCGGCCTACGTGGGCGGTTGCGCCGGCACTTCCAATGTCCTGGCCGGTCGGCAGTGGGGTTTGCCGGTCCGTGGAACCCACGCCCACAGCTGGGTGATGGCCTTCGAGTCCGAGCTGGAAGCGTTCCAAACCTTTGCCGATGCCATGCCCGACGGTTGCGTTTTGCTGGTGGACACCTACGACAGCCTTGCCGGTGTGCGGCACGCCATCCAGGTCGGCCGGCAACTCCGCGAACGCGGACTGGATCTGGCGGGAATCCGGCTGGATTCGGGCGATCTCACCTGGCTGAGTCGGCAGGCGCGGCGCATGCTCGACGAAGCCGGTTTCACCCGCACCCGCATCCTCGCCAGCAACGACCTGGATGAACACCAGATCGCCCGACTCCGACACGAAGGGGCCTGCATCGACGCCTGGGGCGTCGGCACCCGGCTGGTCACCGGCTGGGAACAACCCGCCCTGGGCGGCGTGTACAAGCTCACCGCCGTGCGTGCCCCCGACGGAGCATGGCAACCGCGCATCAAAATCTCCGAATCCGCCGTCAAAACCACCACGCCGGGCCGCCTCCAGGTCCGCCGCTTCGAACAAAATGGCCTGTTTGTGGCCGATGCAATCTACGACCTCGACCACCCATTGCCCGAATCCTGGGAGATTGTGGACCCGGGCGATCCCACCCGCCGCAAGCGGATTCGTCCGGGCCTGCCCGCCACGGACCTGCTCCAGCCCGTGTTCCGTGGCGGCGCACGAGTTCGGGAATTGCCCGACCTGGAAACCATCCGGCGCCGGACCCGCGAGCAGTTGGCGCGACTGGACCCCGGCATCCTGCGCCTGGCCCAGCCCTACACCTATCCGGCCGGGCTCGAACGCGGCCTGCATGAACGAAAACTGCAAATGATCCTGGCCGCCCGGAGTGCGCCGGCCGGTGACACAGCCGCCTGA
- a CDS encoding glycosyltransferase family 2 protein — protein MNLDRFPPVGVVIVNWNLRDSLRETLLSFRQVEYPGLRIVVSDNASSDGSQEMVRREFPEVRLLAHERGLGYARAASLALQSVVDETRYIFSTTNDVLVAPDLIRNLVEYAEAHPDAGVVGCKIYFHEPADRLWSAGGFFFLGHPWHYGFMRRDAPRYNRIRECAFVTGCGFLLRSEALRKVGFFDERFVFYSEDADLCLRIREAGWRVVYLPTARMWHKTSTTLAKNRPVQLYYSTRNNLHLLERHPTVGSPLVRGAYLGLVCPAKMALFLAMGRWQNARGIWRGIRDWRLGRFGWYEEHYTG, from the coding sequence ATGAACCTCGATCGCTTTCCTCCAGTCGGCGTGGTCATTGTCAACTGGAACCTGAGGGATTCGCTCCGGGAGACGCTGCTGTCGTTCCGGCAGGTTGAGTATCCGGGCCTGCGCATCGTGGTGTCGGACAATGCGTCCTCGGACGGTTCCCAGGAAATGGTCCGCCGGGAGTTTCCCGAAGTTCGGCTGCTGGCACACGAGCGCGGGCTGGGTTATGCCAGGGCCGCCAGCCTGGCCCTGCAGTCCGTCGTGGACGAGACCCGTTACATCTTCAGCACCACTAACGACGTGCTGGTTGCGCCCGACCTGATCCGCAACCTCGTCGAGTATGCCGAGGCGCATCCCGACGCGGGGGTGGTGGGTTGCAAGATTTACTTCCACGAACCAGCCGACCGGCTTTGGAGCGCCGGCGGGTTCTTCTTTCTGGGCCACCCCTGGCATTACGGGTTTATGCGACGCGACGCGCCACGGTACAACCGGATCCGGGAGTGTGCCTTCGTGACGGGCTGCGGCTTTTTACTGCGCAGTGAGGCGCTGCGGAAGGTCGGGTTCTTCGACGAGCGGTTCGTCTTTTACTCCGAGGATGCCGACCTTTGTCTGCGCATCCGGGAGGCAGGTTGGCGGGTGGTTTACCTGCCGACGGCACGCATGTGGCATAAGACCTCGACCACCCTGGCCAAAAACCGGCCGGTGCAGCTGTACTACAGCACACGGAACAACCTTCATCTGCTCGAACGTCATCCGACGGTCGGATCCCCACTGGTCCGTGGGGCTTACCTGGGGTTGGTATGCCCGGCCAAGATGGCGCTGTTTCTTGCCATGGGTCGGTGGCAAAACGCCCGGGGCATCTGGCGCGGCATTCGGGATTGGCGCCTGGGCCGTTTTGGTTGGTACGAGGAACACTACACCGGCTGA